The following proteins come from a genomic window of Nitrospirota bacterium:
- a CDS encoding TIGR00282 family metallophosphoesterase: protein MKILFIGDIIGEPGRKMVRAQLRGLRDTHRPDLVIANGENSAGGFGITAEIADELFFLGIDVLTSGNHVWDKKEIEPYLAKQDRLIRPANYPEGNSGYGSVIISTENAGKAAVLNLEGRVFMSNLEDPFRVAEQEIEKLKKETPVVIIDFHAEATSEKIALAWHLDGKASAVIGTHTHVQTADERVLPGGTAFITDAGMTGPTDSVIGVKKEQAIKRFLTQTPHRFEIPKGPVHLCAVVIDIDGKTGKANFIERIHIKS, encoded by the coding sequence GTGAAAATACTCTTTATCGGTGACATCATCGGCGAGCCGGGCAGGAAGATGGTGCGCGCGCAATTGCGGGGACTCAGGGACACTCACCGTCCCGATCTCGTGATCGCGAACGGCGAGAACTCGGCGGGCGGATTCGGGATCACGGCCGAGATCGCCGATGAATTGTTCTTTCTCGGCATCGACGTGCTGACGTCGGGCAACCACGTTTGGGACAAGAAGGAGATCGAACCCTATCTTGCAAAACAGGACCGGCTCATCAGGCCGGCAAACTATCCCGAAGGCAATTCCGGATACGGCAGTGTGATCATCTCGACCGAGAACGCGGGCAAGGCCGCGGTCCTGAACCTGGAAGGGAGGGTCTTCATGTCGAACCTGGAAGACCCGTTCCGCGTTGCCGAACAGGAGATCGAGAAGCTGAAAAAAGAAACGCCGGTCGTAATCATCGATTTTCACGCCGAGGCAACGTCCGAGAAGATCGCCCTCGCCTGGCATTTGGACGGCAAGGCGAGCGCGGTGATCGGGACCCATACCCATGTTCAGACAGCCGACGAACGGGTCCTCCCGGGCGGGACGGCTTTCATTACCGATGCGGGCATGACCGGGCCCACGGACTCGGTTATCGGGGTGAAGAAGGAGCAGGCCATCAAGCGGTTCCTCACCCAGACCCCGCACCGGTTCGAGATCCCCAAAGGGCCGGTGCATCTCTGCGCGGTCGTCATCGATATAGACGGAAAAACGGGAAAGGCGAATTTCATAGAAAGAATACACATCAAATCCTAG
- the rny gene encoding ribonuclease Y: MIEYIVVLIIGLAVGLGAGLLIKGKSAAGKIKEAETEAARIIANAEREAETKRKEAVLESKDKFYQARSEFEKETREKRQEIQNQERRLTQKEESLDKKTDLIEKRESEAARREKELTAKEKIAQEKEERFEKGIQEQRLMLEKIANMTAEEAKRQLMVAMEDEAKYEAAKTIKRIEDEAKEEADKKSKNIMSLAIQRYASDYVAEATVSVVNLPNDEMKGRIIGREGRNIRALEAATGIDLIIDDTPEAVILSCYDPLRREIAKLTIERLIHDGRIHPARIEEIAEKVRKDLDITMKEEGEKAAFDLGLHNIHPEIIKLLGRLRFRTSYGQNVLMHSREVAYFAGVMAAECGVDQKLARRAGLLHDLGKAVDHEVEGTHPQIGGDLAKKYGENPKVINAIMTHHGDGEPNCVESVLVAAADALSAGRPGVRRETLESYLKRLEQLETAANSFKGVEKSYAIQAGREIRIIVKPEDLSDAHSAQLSRDIAKKIETEMSYPGQIKVTVVRESRYVEYAK; the protein is encoded by the coding sequence ATGATTGAGTATATTGTGGTGTTGATTATAGGGCTTGCCGTGGGATTGGGTGCGGGCCTGCTGATCAAGGGAAAGTCAGCCGCGGGCAAGATCAAGGAGGCTGAAACGGAAGCGGCGAGGATCATTGCCAATGCCGAGCGTGAGGCGGAGACCAAGCGCAAGGAGGCGGTGCTCGAGTCCAAGGACAAATTCTATCAGGCGCGGTCTGAGTTCGAGAAGGAGACCCGGGAAAAGCGCCAGGAGATCCAGAACCAGGAGCGGCGGCTCACTCAGAAGGAAGAGAGTCTTGACAAGAAGACCGACCTTATTGAAAAACGGGAATCCGAGGCAGCACGGCGTGAGAAGGAACTGACGGCGAAGGAGAAGATCGCGCAGGAAAAGGAAGAGCGCTTCGAGAAGGGGATCCAGGAGCAGCGGCTGATGCTCGAAAAAATCGCGAACATGACCGCCGAGGAGGCCAAGCGCCAGCTTATGGTCGCCATGGAAGACGAGGCCAAGTATGAGGCGGCCAAGACCATCAAGCGGATCGAGGACGAGGCCAAGGAAGAGGCGGACAAGAAGTCGAAGAACATCATGAGCCTGGCCATCCAGCGGTATGCCAGCGACTATGTAGCGGAGGCCACGGTCTCCGTGGTCAATCTTCCCAATGATGAAATGAAAGGCAGGATCATCGGGCGCGAGGGCAGGAACATCAGGGCACTCGAGGCGGCGACGGGCATCGACCTGATCATCGACGATACTCCGGAAGCGGTGATCCTGTCGTGCTATGATCCGCTTCGGAGAGAGATCGCGAAGCTTACGATCGAGCGTTTGATCCATGATGGACGCATCCATCCTGCCCGTATCGAGGAGATCGCCGAGAAGGTAAGGAAAGACCTCGACATCACCATGAAGGAGGAAGGCGAAAAAGCCGCCTTTGATCTCGGCCTCCATAATATTCACCCCGAGATCATCAAACTGCTCGGAAGGCTCAGGTTCCGGACGAGCTATGGCCAGAACGTGCTGATGCATTCGCGTGAGGTCGCCTATTTCGCGGGCGTCATGGCCGCGGAGTGCGGTGTGGACCAGAAACTGGCTCGCCGCGCCGGTCTGCTGCATGACCTGGGCAAGGCTGTTGACCACGAGGTGGAAGGGACCCATCCCCAGATCGGTGGGGACCTGGCCAAGAAGTACGGTGAGAACCCCAAGGTGATCAATGCGATCATGACCCACCACGGAGACGGGGAACCGAACTGCGTGGAGTCCGTTCTGGTCGCGGCCGCGGACGCGCTCTCGGCGGGAAGGCCGGGTGTGCGGCGTGAGACGCTCGAGAGCTACCTCAAGCGGCTTGAGCAGCTTGAGACCGCGGCGAACTCCTTTAAAGGCGTCGAGAAATCCTACGCTATCCAGGCAGGCCGGGAGATCCGCATCATTGTCAAACCGGAAGATCTTTCCGATGCCCATTCTGCCCAGCTTTCGCGCGACATTGCCAAAAAGATCGAGACCGAGATGTCCTATCCCGGCCAGATCAAGGTCACCGTGGTCCGCGAGAGCAGGTATGTGGAGTATGCCAAATAA